One window from the genome of Osmerus mordax isolate fOsmMor3 chromosome 19, fOsmMor3.pri, whole genome shotgun sequence encodes:
- the si:ch211-266i6.3 gene encoding cytoskeleton-associated protein 2 isoform X1, whose product METISKVKVNLKKGNKENTRPASGLTKTLNTREVSKTVTTSFAPLHSKVDEKEIILGQEADVVKKVKTGQKDARAASDAKSRHTLSQAFLTKQAVRQRKLVTEAPKPQASIPSKPAPGTYKGRVVQSKIGAIWKSSCSLDGGVENKASTKPSVPKVETQKTKFFTKVKSKSIADLHGRGTQKPPQGQPSKSVSDGPNPVSKCPAASRPAAARDAGPPARHASCGYLARASSTKPAMVSKGTESRRTKPKMPVGNPKVNKPAVSSTLSQYRVHTDTAEERKAKLAEWLASKGKTLKRPPMTSRAAPITRLVEVIEVQAPSQIIPEPEYSGEPQPPAQTETKPQPGLQAPEPNTAPPPDNNQEPELLTACASSPLIMNTTLDLLDNSDMDLPVDPEVRIDDVVVNLCNVLEAMETPSQCVDEPQETQDEFEEENVVHYEPDNKENELPETVLDVKSEDDVKSEAEEINESCSEEGESDCEDLTGTTPETQGASVVKYSVRTTPYLQSVKKTMEGEASATGSSRKNTIKDLKFLTPVRRSCRIQRKSSRLPGMLTDHDPCVSSLAELVQLDDDANAYIYRKNPALLEELPDHPRDLGKI is encoded by the exons ATGGAGACTATTTCAAAAGTAAAGGTCAACCTTAAAAAG GGTAACAAAGAGAACACGAGACCAGCAAGTGGTCTCACTAAGACCTTAAATACAAGGGAGGTCTCCAAAACAGTGACAACTTCATTTGCTCCTTTGCATTCAAAGGTTGATGAAAAGGAAATTATTCTGGGACAGGAAGCAGATGTTGTGAAAAAGGTCAAGACAGGGCAGAAAGATGCAAGGGCAGCAAGTGATGCTAAATCACGCCATACACTTAGCCAGGCTTTCCTCACCAAACAGGCTGTCAGACAGAGAAAGCTTGTCACAGAGGCTCCAAAGCCACAGGCTTCCATACCCTCTAAGCCTGCACCAGGCACCTACAAAGGCAGAGTTGTCCAGTCCAAAATTGGGGCTATCTGGAAGTCTAGTTGTAGCTTGGATGGAGGAGTAGAAAACAAAGCATCCACAAAACCATCAGTGCCCAAGGTTGAAACACAGAAGACAAAATTTTTTACCAAAGTCAAATCCAAATCCATCGCTGATTTGCATGGGCGTGGCACACAGAAGCCTCCTCAAGGTCAACCCTCCAAATCCGTGTCTGACGGGCCAAATCCGGTCTCCAAATGCCCTGCTGCCAGCAGGCCTGCCGCCGCTCGCGATGCAGGTCCCCCTGCCAGACATGCTTCATGTGGATACCTGGCACGTGCCAGCTCCACTAAGCCTGCTATGGTATCCAAGGGAACAGAGTCACGGAGAACCAAGCCCAAGATGCCTGTTGGAAATCCGAAGGTCAACAAGCCTGCTGTATCAAGCACCCTCAGTCAGTACAGAGTACACACGGACACTGctgaagagagaaa AGCAAAGCTGGCAGAGTGGTTAGCATCCAAAGGGAAGACTTTGAAAAGACCCCCGATGACATCGCGGGCAGCCCCAATAACCAGACTGGTTGAAGTGATTGAAGTCCAGGCCCCATCCCAAATAATCCCTGAGCCAGAGTACAGTGGTGAGCCTCAACCTCCTGCCCAGACTGAGACTAAACCACAGCCTGGTCTGCAAGCTCCAGAGCCCAACactgctcctccacctgacaACAACCAGGAACCAGAGCTGCTGACTGCATGTGCCTCAAGTCCTCTGATCATGAACACAACTTTAGACCTGCTTGACAATTCTGATATGGACCTCCCGGTTGACCCAGAGGTCAGAATTGATGAT GTTGTAGTAAACCTTTGTAATGTTTTGGAGGCCATGGAGACACCCTCTCAGTGTGTAGATG AACCACAAGAGACACAGGATGAATTTGAGGAGGAGAATGTGGTACACTATGAGCCAGATAACAAGGAGAACGAATTGCCTGAGACTGTTTTAGATGTCAAGTCAGAGGATGATGTAAAGAGTGAGGCAGAAGAGATAAACGAGTCCTGTAGCGAGGAAGGGGAATCTGATTGTGAGGACCTGACGGGGACCACGCCAGAGACTCAAGGAGCATCTGTGGTGAAATACAGCGTGAGGACAACTCCGTACCTGCAAAG TGTCAAGAAAACCATGGAGGGTGAAGCAAGTGCTACTGGCTCGAGTAGGAAGAACACCATAAAGGACCTCAAGTTCCTGACACCAGTGCGTCGTTCCTGTCGCATCCAACGCAAGTCATCCCGCTTGCCTGGCATGCTGACTGACCACGACCCCTGTGTGTCGTCGCTGGCTGAACTGGTGCAGCTGGATGATGATGCCAATGCCTACATTTACAGGAAGAACCCAGCTCTCCTGGAGGAGCTTCCAGACCATCCAAGAGACCTTGGGAAGATCTGA
- the si:ch211-266i6.3 gene encoding cytoskeleton-associated protein 2 isoform X2: protein METISKVKVNLKKGNKENTRPASGLTKTLNTREVSKTVTTSFAPLHSKVDEKEIILGQEADVVKKVKTGQKDARAASDAKSRHTLSQAFLTKQAVRQRKLVTEAPKPQASIPSKPAPGTYKGRVVQSKIGAIWKSSCSLDGGVENKASTKPSVPKVETQKTKFFTKVKSKSIADLHGRGTQKPPQGQPSKSVSDGPNPVSKCPAASRPAAARDAGPPARHASCGYLARASSTKPAMVSKGTESRRTKPKMPVGNPKVNKPAVSSTLSQYRVHTDTAEERKAKLAEWLASKGKTLKRPPMTSRAAPITRLVEVIEVQAPSQIIPEPEYSGEPQPPAQTETKPQPGLQAPEPNTAPPPDNNQEPELLTACASSPLIMNTTLDLLDNSDMDLPVDPEVRIDDVVVNLCNVLEAMETPSQCVDDVKSEDDVKSEAEEINESCSEEGESDCEDLTGTTPETQGASVVKYSVRTTPYLQSVKKTMEGEASATGSSRKNTIKDLKFLTPVRRSCRIQRKSSRLPGMLTDHDPCVSSLAELVQLDDDANAYIYRKNPALLEELPDHPRDLGKI, encoded by the exons ATGGAGACTATTTCAAAAGTAAAGGTCAACCTTAAAAAG GGTAACAAAGAGAACACGAGACCAGCAAGTGGTCTCACTAAGACCTTAAATACAAGGGAGGTCTCCAAAACAGTGACAACTTCATTTGCTCCTTTGCATTCAAAGGTTGATGAAAAGGAAATTATTCTGGGACAGGAAGCAGATGTTGTGAAAAAGGTCAAGACAGGGCAGAAAGATGCAAGGGCAGCAAGTGATGCTAAATCACGCCATACACTTAGCCAGGCTTTCCTCACCAAACAGGCTGTCAGACAGAGAAAGCTTGTCACAGAGGCTCCAAAGCCACAGGCTTCCATACCCTCTAAGCCTGCACCAGGCACCTACAAAGGCAGAGTTGTCCAGTCCAAAATTGGGGCTATCTGGAAGTCTAGTTGTAGCTTGGATGGAGGAGTAGAAAACAAAGCATCCACAAAACCATCAGTGCCCAAGGTTGAAACACAGAAGACAAAATTTTTTACCAAAGTCAAATCCAAATCCATCGCTGATTTGCATGGGCGTGGCACACAGAAGCCTCCTCAAGGTCAACCCTCCAAATCCGTGTCTGACGGGCCAAATCCGGTCTCCAAATGCCCTGCTGCCAGCAGGCCTGCCGCCGCTCGCGATGCAGGTCCCCCTGCCAGACATGCTTCATGTGGATACCTGGCACGTGCCAGCTCCACTAAGCCTGCTATGGTATCCAAGGGAACAGAGTCACGGAGAACCAAGCCCAAGATGCCTGTTGGAAATCCGAAGGTCAACAAGCCTGCTGTATCAAGCACCCTCAGTCAGTACAGAGTACACACGGACACTGctgaagagagaaa AGCAAAGCTGGCAGAGTGGTTAGCATCCAAAGGGAAGACTTTGAAAAGACCCCCGATGACATCGCGGGCAGCCCCAATAACCAGACTGGTTGAAGTGATTGAAGTCCAGGCCCCATCCCAAATAATCCCTGAGCCAGAGTACAGTGGTGAGCCTCAACCTCCTGCCCAGACTGAGACTAAACCACAGCCTGGTCTGCAAGCTCCAGAGCCCAACactgctcctccacctgacaACAACCAGGAACCAGAGCTGCTGACTGCATGTGCCTCAAGTCCTCTGATCATGAACACAACTTTAGACCTGCTTGACAATTCTGATATGGACCTCCCGGTTGACCCAGAGGTCAGAATTGATGAT GTTGTAGTAAACCTTTGTAATGTTTTGGAGGCCATGGAGACACCCTCTCAGTGTGTAGATG ATGTCAAGTCAGAGGATGATGTAAAGAGTGAGGCAGAAGAGATAAACGAGTCCTGTAGCGAGGAAGGGGAATCTGATTGTGAGGACCTGACGGGGACCACGCCAGAGACTCAAGGAGCATCTGTGGTGAAATACAGCGTGAGGACAACTCCGTACCTGCAAAG TGTCAAGAAAACCATGGAGGGTGAAGCAAGTGCTACTGGCTCGAGTAGGAAGAACACCATAAAGGACCTCAAGTTCCTGACACCAGTGCGTCGTTCCTGTCGCATCCAACGCAAGTCATCCCGCTTGCCTGGCATGCTGACTGACCACGACCCCTGTGTGTCGTCGCTGGCTGAACTGGTGCAGCTGGATGATGATGCCAATGCCTACATTTACAGGAAGAACCCAGCTCTCCTGGAGGAGCTTCCAGACCATCCAAGAGACCTTGGGAAGATCTGA
- the stt3a gene encoding dolichyl-diphosphooligosaccharide--protein glycosyltransferase subunit STT3A gives MTKLGFLRLSYEKQDTLLKLLILSMAAILSFSTRLFSVLRFESVIHEFDPYFNYRTTRFLTEEGFYKFHNWFDDRAWYPLGRIIGGTIYPGLMVTSAALYHALHFFHITIDIRNVCVFLAPLFSSFTTIVTYHFTKELKDAGAGLLAAAMIAVVPGYISRSVAGSYDNEGIAIFCMLLTYYMWIKAVKTGSVYWSSICALAYFYMVSSWGGYVFLINLIPLHVLVLMLTGRFSHRIYVAYCTVYCLGTILSMQISFVGFQPVQSSEHMAAFGVFGLCQIHAFVDYLRSKLNTQQFEVLFKSVISLVGFVLLSVGTVLMLTGKISPWTGRFYSLLDPSYAKNNIPIIASVSEHQPTTWSSYYFDLQLLVFMFPVGLYYCFNNLSDARIFIIMYGVTSMYFSAVMVRLMLVLAPVMCILSGIGVSQVLTTYMKNLDVSRPDKKSKKQADATYPIKNEVASGMILVMAFFLITYTFHSTWVTSEAYSSPSIVLSARGGDGSRIIFDDFREAYYWLRHNTPEDAKVMSWWDYGYQITAMANRTILVDNNTWNNTHISRVGQAMASTEEKAYEIMRELDVSYVLVIFGGLTGYSSDDINKFLWMVRIGGSTDTGKHIKEHDYYTPTGEFRVDREGSPVLLNCLMYKMCYYRFGQVYTEAKRPPGYDRVRNAEIGNKDFELDVLEEAYTTEHWLVRIYKVKDLDNRGLSRT, from the exons ATGACCAAGTTAGGCTTCTTACGGCTGTCCTATGAGAAACAGGACACGCTGTTGAAGCTGCTCATCCTGTCTATGGCTGCTATCCTCT catTTTCTACTAGACTATTTTCCGTGTTGAGGTTTGAGAGTGTCATCCATGAGTTTGATCC ATACTTCAACTACCGTACCACCCGCTTCCTGACAGAGGAGGGTTTCTACAAGTTCCATAACTGGTTTGATGACCGGGCATGGTATCCTCTGGGGAGAATCATCGGCGGTACCATTTACCCAG GTCTGATGGTCACCTCTGCAGCCTTGTACCATGCCCTCCACTTCTTCCACATCACCATCGACATCCGCAACGTCTGCGTCTTTCTggctcctctcttttcttccttcacGACCATCGTGACCTACCACTTCACCAAGGAGCTCAAG GATGCAGGCGCCGGGCTCCTAGCGGCCGCCATGATTGCCGTGGTGCCCGGGTACATCTCTCGTTCTGTAGCCGGCTCCTATGACAATGAAG ggATTGCCATCTTCTGCATGCTGTTGACATACTACATGTGGATCAAGGCAGTGAAGACGGGCTCAGTATACTGGTCTTCCATCTGcgctctggcctacttctacatg GTGTCGTCCTGGGGCGGCTACGTGTTCCTGATCAACCTCATCCCGCTGCACGTACTGGTCCTCATGCTCACTGGACGCTTCTCCCACCGCATCTACGTGGCCTACTGCACCGTCTACTGCCTGGGAACCATCCTTTCCATGCAGATCTCCTTCGTGGGCTTCCAG CCAGTGCAGTCTTCTGAGCACATGGCGGCCTTTGGGGTGTTTGGCCTGTGCCAGATCCATGCGTTTGTGGACTACCTGCGCAGCAAGCTCAACACCCAGCAGTTTGAGGTCCTCTTCAAGAGCGTCATCTCCCTGGTGGGCTTCGTCCTGCTGTCTGTGGGCACGGTCCTCATGCTCACCG GTAAGATCTCCCCCTGGACGGGACGTTTCTACTCTCTGCTGGACCCCTCGTACGCCAAGAACAACATCCCCATCATCGCCTCTGTGTCAGAGCACCAGCCCACCACCTGGTCCTCCTACTACTTTGACCTGCAGCTGCTTGTCTTCATGTTCCCAG TGGGTCTGTATTACTGTTTCAACAACCTGTCCGATGCCAGGATTTTTATCATCATGTACGGAGTTACCAGCATGTACTTCTCAGCTGTCATG GTGCGTCTGATGCTGGTGCTGGCCCCGGTCATGTGCATCCTGTCAGGCATCGGCGTGTCCCAGGTGCTGACCACCTACATGAAGAACCTGGACGTCAGCCGGCCCGACAAGAAGAGCAAGAAGCAGGCGGACGCCACCTACCCCATCAAGAACGAG GTGGCCAGCGGGATGATTCTCGTCATGGCCTTCTTCCTCATCACGTACACCTTCCACTCCACCTGGGTCACCAGCGAGgcctactcctccccctccattgtGCTGTCAGCCCGTGGTGGCGACGGCAGCCGCATCATCTTCGACGACTTCAGAGAGGCCTACTACTGGCTTCGCCACAACACCCCCGAG GACGCTAAAGTGATGTCGTGGTGGGATTACGGTTACCAGATAACGGCTATGGCTAATCGAACCATTCTAGTGGACAACAACACGTGGAATAACACGCACATCTCCAGAGTTGGACAG GCCATGGCCTCTACAGAGGAGAAGGCCTATGAGATCATGCGGGAGCTCGATGTCAGCTATGTCCTTGTCATCTTCGGTGGACTGACAGGTTATTCCTCAGACG ACATCAACAAGTTCCTGTGGATGGTGCGTATCGGGGGCAGTACGGATACAGGCAAGCACATCAAAGAGCACGACTACTACACCCCCACCGGGGAGTTCCGTGTGGACCGCGAGGGCTCTCCTGTCCTGCTCAACTGCCTCATGTACAAGATGTGCTACTATCGCTTCGGCCAGGTCTACACAGAGGCCA AGCGTCCCCCTGGCTATGACAGAGTGAGAAATGCTGAGATTGGGAACAAAGACTTTGAGCTGGATGTGCTGGAGGAAGCCTATACAACAGAGCATTGGCTGGTCAGAATATACAAG GTGAAAGATCTGGACAACCGAGGACTGTCACGGACGTAA